From the Deinococcus taeanensis genome, the window GTCGACGGTTGATGATCGGCGGCCTCGAGCAGCATCCGGGCGATGAGCTGTTTGGTGCGGTTGGTGCGGTCCGTCACGTGGATCTTCATGCCTGATCCTCGCGGTACAGGATGGTGCGGATCTTCAGGTGTTCCGGGTCGAAGATCCGACCGTGCTGCTCAAAGCCGGCAGCCCGCAACCGTCGCATGACCGACGAGTCCAGGTGGCCGACATGCTCGTGAATGACGAACCCTCCATTGAGCGCGGCCTGCTCAAGCAACTCTTCGGCCTGCAGGTGGGTGCCGGTGACGGTGAAGTCGGCGGTGAGCAGTTCGTGGGCGCGCTTGAGCAGCGTGCGGGAGACGTTGTGCCGCATCACATCGATGTGCCCCAGGTCGCAGGAACTGGCCAGGCAGGCCGGGCAGGCGTCCACGCAGGTGCTGACTGAGAGGGCCTCCACCTGAGCCAGGAACCGGTCCGTGGCGTTGGCGCTCTCATCATCGTCATCGCCGACGTGCTGCGCGAATTGGCGCTCGTACACCGTGTACAGGCGGCTCAGTTCAGGGACACCCTCCCCGAGCTTGACCTGCTGCAGGGCGTACCCTGCGACCTCTGCGGGCAGGGGAAGCCGCCTGAAACGCTGGCAGAGGGAACGCTCGAGTTCGAGCAGTTCCAGCAGCAGTTCCAGCTGGTTGAATGTCTCACCGAGAACGTGCACTTCGGCGAGAAGTTGCGCGGCCAGACGTCCCGTCTGGGGGCTACTGAGTTCCAGCGTGAACTGCGTGGCGCGCTGCAAGACGTGCTGCAGCTGCGCGAGACCCTGCTGACGTTCGTGAGGGGGGCAGGACAGAATTCGCCGGACCTCCTGGATGACCTCGGCCCGTCCCTGGGCGTCCGGGCCGATCACGGCCTTGATCAGTTGTTCGTCCTCCGCCACGGGGCATTCCAGGGTGTAGCGCCACCATTCTTCCACCAAGCGGCCCGTCAGGGAGAGGCCCGGTTTTGCCGTGAGGAAGCGTGATGCCGACCGGGTGCTGCCGGCCCCGTCCTGGTTGCGTTCATAGATGTAGAACGCCGCCTCGTGCGCGTTGTGCCCGTGCGTGACGGAGAGTTGCGCGGAGGAGCCCACCAGGTGCGAGTCAGCGCTGCCGTGCATGGTGAACATGTTGCGTGCGGCATGCTTGAGGGAGTGCACCAGGGTGTCACTCACGTACTCCCTGACTTTTTGTGAATTCTGCACTCGGGCGAACAGCTTCTGAAGCCGGGTGAAGGCCACATCGTCCGCCAGGGTGAGGGCGGCCTGCTCGGTGAACTCGTCGTTCAGCATGCGGTGATCCGCCCAGTAGAGTTTCGCCCAGCCCAGCAACTGGGCCCACCCGGCCGGGTCGCGCAGGGCCGGGAGGAAGTCCCTGCCGGATTGGCCGTGCGCGCGGGATTCAGCCCGCATGGTGCAGAGCACGTCGGCCATGAGGCGCTGCGTGAAGGCGTTCAGTCCCCCCTCAACGTCGGCGGTCCAGGGCTCGCACTTGAGCAGGTAGCGCAGGAACTGGTCTTGCAGGTGTGCGCCGCGGGCCTCGTCGGCCAGCAGCCGCTGAGTGAGCGTTGCCGTGAGTCGGTCGAGCACCTCACGGTCGTACGGCACCCGCAGCCCCTCGGTGCGCATGTCATACCCGTACAGCAGGGGAAGACCGTCGTGCTCGCTGGCATACGTGACGGTGTTCATGCCGCGCTCGGCCTTGGTGTCCTGCGGGTTGACCTTGTGCATCACGATGGTGCTTTCCGCGCCGTACTGAATCTCCCAGATGTTCAGGCGGGACTGCAGCCCTTCGTGGCCGCCCCAGAAGTACTGCAGATGCGGGATCAGCCGCCCGAAGAGGGGCGGGAGCTTCACTTCGTGGCTTGGCGCGCCTTCCGGCCGCGCAGCCGAGAAACCCAGCGGGTAGCTGGTGGATTCCGGGGAGATGATCCGCCAGTCGTCCTGCGTGAGCTCCCGGTGTTTCTCCGTGTTCGGCGCCTCCCGCAGGAGCTTGAGGCGGACACTGCCGTCCGCGTTGCGCTTTCCGTAAGCCTGCGCGCCCTCCACAGGGTCGCGAACCTGGTTGACCTTCAAGCGGCCGAACGACCACAGTTCCAGGTACCTCAGGCGGTAAAAGCGGCTCGGCACCTGCCCGGCGTACAGCGCCCTGACCCGCTTCGGGGCGAAGCGCTCAAAGTCGCTGCCCAGTTGACGCGCGTCACCCAGGTCCGTGATGAGGTCCGGCCGGAAAGGCCCGTTCGGGCGCCCCGGGCGCGTCTTATACCGCTCCATGGCGATCACGTTCTGTTGCGTGCGCCCTCCGTTCACACGCAGTAGGGGGGACGCCAGTACAGGTCGTGCCGGCCGTACCGGCGGGTGACCCGTCCTGGGGCCAGTTCACTGAAGGTCAAGGCCACGTCTTCTTTCAGGAACTGCCAGGAGCTTTCAGGTCCGCGGCGCCCTGGGTGCATCACCTGCACCAGGGGAAGATTCACGCTGCTGAAGAGATTTTCCGGAAAGGCCGGACACAGGCGCATCAGGTCCGGCTTCTCCCCAGCCCGGGACGACACCTCCGGGTCCAGGAGGGTCTGCGTAAACCAGGACCACAGCGCTTCCCAGGTGGCGTACTCCGGCTGGGCCTGCAGGCTGTCCGCCACCACCCACTTGTACGCCTGGCTGATGAACTGCCCCCGCGAATCCAGGCGTTGCAGTTCGCCCTGGACCGCGTTCAGGTGAGCGTCCAGCGTCACGCCCTGGGGCACGCGCTGCCAACTGCGACCGGTGCGGGCCACCAGCTCGTCGAACAGCAAGGCTACTGCGTGAAACCGCTGCACGAAATCGTTCTCGGCATTTAAGGCCGGTTCGTAATCCGCTGGGTCCGTCAGGTAACTGGTGTTCTGGTAGTAGAACGCGTCGCGGTAGTTGTTCCTGGACAGGGTGACCGCTGTGATCGGCCGGTCATTCAAGTCCCGGCCGGCGCGGCCTTTTTTCTGGACGAACGAGGCCACGTTGCTCGGCGCGTGATGCTGAAGCACGAACTGGATGCTCGGGTCGTCGTACCCGACTTCCAGGCTGGTGGTGGCGAAGATGATGTCCCGGTTGAGGATGTCCGCACTCTGCCCTTCACCGCTGTAGACAGGCGTCTCGCCTGAACTCAGCGTACTGACGGGCCGGCCGGGTTCGCGGCGACCCTCGCTGTACTGGAAGGGATCGGCGGCATCGAAATACCAGTACTCCCCCTGCATGAACGCGAGTGAAGTGAACGTCGAGTTGCCCTGAGGCGCGGCGCTGCGCAGGGAGGACAGCCCCTTGAGGGACTCCGCGTCCCGGAACTCCACCGTGAGCTTCTTGAGTTTCGAAATGGAGTCCTGAAAGATCAATGACCGGAATTTGGCGGGGGTGCCCTCCGCTGCGGGGCGCCGGACCATGTTGTGGGAAATGGTCATGATCGTCTGAATCGCCGCGGACGCGTCACCGATGCGCTTACCTCTGGAGAAGGACTCCGGTCGGATGAACAGGTAGTAGTCCCGGCCCTGCGCTTCTCCGTAATCCTCGTCCTGTGGAGTCAGGGCCTGGATGCGGTGCTCGTCGACCCCGGTCAACTCATGCCAGAAGTGCTGGGGGCGGCCGATCGTTGCACTCATCCCGATGAGCAGGGGCGAACGCCACGGGTTCTGCACGGAGGCGTCATGCTGCGCGTACGCGTACATGGCGTTGTCGACCCGGCGTTTGAAGCGGCGCAAGAGGGCGGCAATCTGGGCGCCGTGCACACCGGAGTACAGGTGAATCTCGTCCATCACCAGGGCGCGTGGCGGGTGGAAAGCCGCCGCTTCGCGGTAATGACGGGACAGGCCAAAGATGTTGCGCGCCCGGTCGTCCATCAACCAGCGGTGCAGCATCTCCGTGGTGATCACCAGGATGTCCGGCGGGGACTGGAGGATGTCCTCCCGGGTGGGTTGGAAGGTCTGCAGTTCCCAGCCGCCCCCCGCGAACCCCCCGCCGGACGTCATCGCCCACTGCCCATTGGGCCGCGGCCGGGCCCGGACCACGGCCCCATCAGCGTCTGAGAAGTACGGCACCTCGAAGGAGCCGTTATCCGACGGACGCCACGTGCGCTTGTACCTATCTGTCTGCTCACCTTTGAGTTGCGCCTGGGTTTCCGGGGTGTTGCCGAACACGATGCCCACACTCAAGGGCTGAACCCCCAGCCCCTGAGCGCCCGGTTCCGTCATGGCGCGGTTGAGGTGCGCGACATACTCGCAGACGCGCTCCAGCTGGTTTTTCGCGAGGTTCTGCCGGGGGTAGACGAGCAGCGCCTTGACGCCCTTGTGTCCCTCCCGAACCTGCTCCTCGAGCATGCCCAGGAGCAGGGGGAGCAGGGCGGCCTCGGTTTTCCCGCTGCCGGTGTTGCCGGTCACCACGAACGTGCCGCCTGCCCGGCTGAGATAGGCGCTTCCCAAGGCCTGCAGGGCGCGCTCCTGGACGTTCGTCAGGGCCACGTCCTCCGGGGCACGACCCAATGCCTTAGAAAATCCGCTGGTCAGGAGCTTGGCCGCCGCATTCACAGTCCGGCTGCGCTGACCGTCACGGATGGTGTTCAGCGCGCCGGTGAAGCTGCGCTCACGCAGCAGGCGCCGCCGGTCCTGGAAGCGCACCTGAAGACTCTGAATAAGGAAGGGGGCGCTGTCCTCGTCACCGGCCTTGAACCGCTGTTTGACGTTCTTGAGGAGACGCACGATCTCGCTGATCCGGGACCGGTAGCGGCCCGGGAGCGGTTCAATCACCTGGCGCTTTTCAATGAGTTTCTTCAACAACCCGGGAACCGCGGCGTCCCCGAGGTGCTGCTTCACGCCGGCTTCCGCCGCAATCTCTTCAACAGTCACGAACGTCTCGTACAGCCCGAAGTTGATCCGCGGTGCTTCCAGGTTCTCCAGACCGTTGAGGACGATGGTTTCGTCCTTCGTCAGGGGCTGGTTGGCCGCGCCGTCGAGACTGACCGGCTCAGTGGTCGCCGTGATCCGTACCGGGTTGTACACCCGCAGGTCCGGGGCCGGCCCCTCACCCGGACGCAGTTGTCCATCAACCTCATGGAGCTTCTTCTCCTCATGAAGGCGTTGCAGGAGGGCGTGCAGGTCCGCCTGCGGGTACCCTGCTTTCTGCAGGTGCTGACGGGCAACCGGCAACTGGACGAGCAGTGCCCCAGCGCTTAGGCGGAACCGGACACACTCGCTGTTGCGCCCCTGGGCGGGCTTCACGAACACTTCGAATGTTGGATCATTCTCCAGTTCCTGACGCAACGCCGACGGATGCAGGTAAACGCTGCGCGCCGCGATACTCAGGAAAGGGCTGCCATACGCATTGGTCTTCACCACTTCGGCCAGGGCCTGACGCTGCTGGGCCGTCAGCATCAGGCCCTCCGCATGGTGATCGCAAAGGCGTGCGTCACCTGATGGGCCCGCAACCACTCCATCACACCCGGCGTCAACGTCGACAGGGTGGCGCCGCCCGTCGTGCAGTCTTTCAGGAACGTCACCACCTCATCAGGCACGGCCGCCGCCTGCAACTCCTGCTGCGTGCTCCTGATCGCGACCTCCGCGCCCCTCAGTTCATTCAGGTCCGAGGACGTCACCGGGTACCGGTCCCGCAGCTTCCGGAGACTCTGCGTGACCTCCTTGATCCTCTTGACGGTCTTCGTCTGAGCGGGCTGCGTCGCCAGGACGTCCAGCACCACCTCCGGCAGAGAGGGAGTCATCGCGTCCACATGGGCGCGCCACTGCTCCCGCAGGGCGTCCCTGGCCGCCTGCTCCACCTGGTCAATCAACCGCAACGTATGCGGCAACTCGTTCGAAAGGAGGGCTGCAGGACTCTCCTGGAACTGACCGTGCAGTGTTTCGATCATCTCCAATTGCTTCCTCGCTGAAGCGCGCAACTTCTTGTCTTCGGGGAACTCGAACTGCTGCGTATTGGCCACGGTAGCGCTGAGATGCTGCACCGCCTGCCGTCTCGCCCGCACATCAGTGGCACGGGAGGAGAGATGATCGTGCAGGTTCTTATGCTGTTGAACGCGCTTCAGTTTTTCCGTTCCTTGGCCAAGTTGCCCAGCCAGGGTCACCAGTGTTCCTGTCATGCCGTTACGCCCTTCCCTGGCTGAGGGTCGCCAGGTCCTGCTTCAGGTGCTCGAAGTCGTCATTGATCTGCCGGATCACTGAAGTGGTCTCACTCAGTGCCTCGGCCTTCCTGATCTCCATCTCTGTTTTCTGCAGCGAACTCTTCAGCACTTTTTCCAGCTGCGTGATGGTCCTCAGCACGTCCTGAACAGCCTTCCAGTTCAGTTGGGAGGTGACGCGCAGGACTTTGAGGTCGTCGCTTTCCTGAATCACGGAGCTGAGTTGCGCGGCAAGCTCGGCCAGATCAGTGTTGAGCAAGCGCTCTACGGATTGATTGAGGCGGTCCTGCTCGAAGCGCCCCTCGACCTGAAGCGTGCCAGCTGCAGACGCCTCAGACATGGCATCGGCAATTCTCGCAATCTGAATTGCACTCAAATCATCACCAAAGGCACTGCATATCGCATCGCGCGCCTCTCCTGCCTGGCGGCGGAGAATGGCAGCGTTCGTCTGAGCGGAGCGCTTGAAGTTGAGCAGTGCCTTTGCCAATCCATGCGCATCCCAAGGGTGTTCAGAGACCAGCTGACGCAGGTTCAGGTTTTTGACAACTTCAACCACCAGAGGTCGGAGGCGTGAGGTGTCCAGAAGAAGTGGTCCTCCATCTTGTCCTTTTCGCACCGAGGCAAGTCCGACGATTGTGTTCTGGGCATCTCCATACGCCTTGCAGAGCAGGTCACGAGACACCGCGTAAGGCTCAAGAGCTTCACTAGATGTCTTCGACCAGGGACGCAAAAGGTTCTTCAGCGCTGTATTCGGATCCGACCCCATCAGCGCGCCGTCTATCTCCTGACTTGTGAGAACGACCTGTACCGCTGCATGGAGGGGACCGTCAATCCCCATCAGGTGTTGGGACACCTGTATGTGGACCGCATGACTCCATTTCTTTAGATGGTCACGCACCTGCCAGTACACATCGGGCGTTTCCTTAGGCCACTGCCCCGTCTTTCCAAAGGAGTACAGGGCTTCTAAAACAAGGGCAGTACTGAGCCTTGTTGTACCCGGAACCGGGAGGTTCAAGCGCAACGACTCGGCTTTCCCCGTGAACGCGTTCATCTGTTCATCGAAAGAGATGTTCTCTGGACCCCATACGCCCAGGCCTTTAATCGAGGATTCTTGAATATTGAGTCCGGTCCAATTTAATTCATCATTGACAGCCTGATAGACGAGGCCCTTGAGGTCACCCATTACCCCTTGCGTCAGGACCTTTTCCTTTTCACGAACCCAGTTCCTTAGGGCTTGAACCAGTGCGGGAACGGGTGCAGGAGGAGGCGGGGTTGGCCGAACAGGATCGGGAGGAGGCGGGGTTGGCCGAACAGGATCGGGAGGAGGCGGGGTTGGCCGAACAGGATCGGGAAGAGGCGGGGTTGGCCGAACAGGATCGGGAAGAGGCGGGGTTGGCCGAACAGGATCGGGAGGAGGTGGCGGCGTGACTTTCACGACAGTTTCGGGAGGAAAGTAGTCGTCAAGTCCGAAAGCAATAGGAAGGGTGTGGAGAACGCGTAGGTCATCCGCCGTTGCCCAAACGCTCAACACAGCCTCAACCTGGGGATAGCTGCTGCCAAGCTGGCGGATTTTCCCAAGGATGTGCGGCGAGAGGGCCTCCTGTGGTTTGGCGTAGCGGTGGTCGAAAACAGCGGTCGGAAATTCAGCGTCAGGGAGGGAACGCTGTGCTTCTTCCAGTGTCGTCCTGAGCCCCCGAAGCAGAAAACGTGGGTTAAATAAATTCCCAGGCATCTCTACTTCCGCCACCTTGTCGAGCGCCGTGGCATTCAAGGGGTACAGCCCCACCTCACCTTCAACCTGCGGGATCGCGATGCTGCCGAAGGTCTGATGGCACACCGTTTGGAAGGGGCAGGTGCGGCACCTGGATTCCTGCTGTTCCGAACGCCTCAGTTGCCCGATACCCTTTTCAAGGGCGGCGGCCCCCCAGCGAGACGCGTTCAGGTATGCGGCGGTCATGGGTCTGAGTGGGCTCTCCTGCTGCGCGTCTCCCTCGTCGAGGCTGACCACCGTCGTCATCCGGGTGTGGACCGTGTCCATGTTGTTGAAGTAGCCGCGCGTCACTGCCAGCGCCACCCGCATCAGACAGAGATCCTGGGTGTCATCATCGATGAAGGCCTCGAGCAACTGAGCCTGGATTCCCTGCAGCAGCGCAAAGTCCTCGATCAGGAGCACTAGTTCCTGACGCCCCGCCAGCGCTTTGCGCACGTCGCGCATTAGAAGAAGCAGGTCGTCTCCACCCAGCTGGTAAATCCGCTGGAGCGCTGGAGCAAGGAAGTGATTTAAAACTGCAATGGTCTTTTCCTGCAAGGCCTTGTTGTTGGACACGACCATGTAGAACTTCTTGACCTTTTCACTGGCCGCCGCCGCATTACGAATACTGAAGGGAATATCGTGAACGCGGATCCTGAACGCTTCTGCTTTGTCTTCCGTGCGCCCTGAGAGTGCTTCGGTAACGAACCGGTCGATCACGCTCTGCTCTGAGTCGAGTTGCTTGCGGACGGCTTCTTCCAGAAGGAAGGCTGGAAGTTGTTGCTGCAAGTACTTCAGTTCACTGGTGCCGAGGGCGACCCCGCTCTCTGTCGTGATCTGTTCATGACCACTTAGGTCCTCAATGAGTTTCACGAGATTGGTGAGTAGTGACCAACGGGCATCCTCGCGAGTCAAGCCGCTGGCTGCATTTTTCAGCCGTGTGCGGAAGTCCTCGAAACGCTCTCCTTCGAGCCCCTCGAGAATGAGATTCAGGACGCTGCGGAGGTTCGTTTCGTGCTTAGGGA encodes:
- a CDS encoding DEAD/DEAH box helicase, whose product is MLTAQQRQALAEVVKTNAYGSPFLSIAARSVYLHPSALRQELENDPTFEVFVKPAQGRNSECVRFRLSAGALLVQLPVARQHLQKAGYPQADLHALLQRLHEEKKLHEVDGQLRPGEGPAPDLRVYNPVRITATTEPVSLDGAANQPLTKDETIVLNGLENLEAPRINFGLYETFVTVEEIAAEAGVKQHLGDAAVPGLLKKLIEKRQVIEPLPGRYRSRISEIVRLLKNVKQRFKAGDEDSAPFLIQSLQVRFQDRRRLLRERSFTGALNTIRDGQRSRTVNAAAKLLTSGFSKALGRAPEDVALTNVQERALQALGSAYLSRAGGTFVVTGNTGSGKTEAALLPLLLGMLEEQVREGHKGVKALLVYPRQNLAKNQLERVCEYVAHLNRAMTEPGAQGLGVQPLSVGIVFGNTPETQAQLKGEQTDRYKRTWRPSDNGSFEVPYFSDADGAVVRARPRPNGQWAMTSGGGFAGGGWELQTFQPTREDILQSPPDILVITTEMLHRWLMDDRARNIFGLSRHYREAAAFHPPRALVMDEIHLYSGVHGAQIAALLRRFKRRVDNAMYAYAQHDASVQNPWRSPLLIGMSATIGRPQHFWHELTGVDEHRIQALTPQDEDYGEAQGRDYYLFIRPESFSRGKRIGDASAAIQTIMTISHNMVRRPAAEGTPAKFRSLIFQDSISKLKKLTVEFRDAESLKGLSSLRSAAPQGNSTFTSLAFMQGEYWYFDAADPFQYSEGRREPGRPVSTLSSGETPVYSGEGQSADILNRDIIFATTSLEVGYDDPSIQFVLQHHAPSNVASFVQKKGRAGRDLNDRPITAVTLSRNNYRDAFYYQNTSYLTDPADYEPALNAENDFVQRFHAVALLFDELVARTGRSWQRVPQGVTLDAHLNAVQGELQRLDSRGQFISQAYKWVVADSLQAQPEYATWEALWSWFTQTLLDPEVSSRAGEKPDLMRLCPAFPENLFSSVNLPLVQVMHPGRRGPESSWQFLKEDVALTFSELAPGRVTRRYGRHDLYWRPPYCV
- the dpdH gene encoding protein DpdH, whose protein sequence is MTPPFARYVCWKEDAVSNVLVDVASRPSEAVFLATHQAPLMWRSTSYLNPDWTLMTEGELLREFLDDRATKVFMPIIGASGTGKSHLIRWLASQIKSTPTRRVISIPKHETNLRSVLNLILEGLEGERFEDFRTRLKNAASGLTREDARWSLLTNLVKLIEDLSGHEQITTESGVALGTSELKYLQQQLPAFLLEEAVRKQLDSEQSVIDRFVTEALSGRTEDKAEAFRIRVHDIPFSIRNAAAASEKVKKFYMVVSNNKALQEKTIAVLNHFLAPALQRIYQLGGDDLLLLMRDVRKALAGRQELVLLIEDFALLQGIQAQLLEAFIDDDTQDLCLMRVALAVTRGYFNNMDTVHTRMTTVVSLDEGDAQQESPLRPMTAAYLNASRWGAAALEKGIGQLRRSEQQESRCRTCPFQTVCHQTFGSIAIPQVEGEVGLYPLNATALDKVAEVEMPGNLFNPRFLLRGLRTTLEEAQRSLPDAEFPTAVFDHRYAKPQEALSPHILGKIRQLGSSYPQVEAVLSVWATADDLRVLHTLPIAFGLDDYFPPETVVKVTPPPPPDPVRPTPPLPDPVRPTPPLPDPVRPTPPPPDPVRPTPPPPDPVRPTPPPPAPVPALVQALRNWVREKEKVLTQGVMGDLKGLVYQAVNDELNWTGLNIQESSIKGLGVWGPENISFDEQMNAFTGKAESLRLNLPVPGTTRLSTALVLEALYSFGKTGQWPKETPDVYWQVRDHLKKWSHAVHIQVSQHLMGIDGPLHAAVQVVLTSQEIDGALMGSDPNTALKNLLRPWSKTSSEALEPYAVSRDLLCKAYGDAQNTIVGLASVRKGQDGGPLLLDTSRLRPLVVEVVKNLNLRQLVSEHPWDAHGLAKALLNFKRSAQTNAAILRRQAGEARDAICSAFGDDLSAIQIARIADAMSEASAAGTLQVEGRFEQDRLNQSVERLLNTDLAELAAQLSSVIQESDDLKVLRVTSQLNWKAVQDVLRTITQLEKVLKSSLQKTEMEIRKAEALSETTSVIRQINDDFEHLKQDLATLSQGRA